From one Pseudomonas sp. B21-048 genomic stretch:
- a CDS encoding class I SAM-dependent methyltransferase: MNPDALSVLHDYLLTALAATPAETRRLFHGRGRCWPGLEQLTVDWLQGVVLVCLFKEPQASHLDDLKQRLLAITQSPAWATSGAHTLLLQHRYLQESTTEWLLGEPIDEMTITEGDLQYRVDLGRKQNTGLFLDMRYGRDWVRANADGKRVLNLFAYTCGFSVAALAGGAAHVVNLDMARSALSRGRDNHRLNGHDLSKVSFLGHDLFKSWGKVINSGPYDLVIIDPPSFQKGSFLLTKDYQRVLRRLPELLSPQGTVLACMNDPAFGADFLIDGVTREAPSLRFEQRLENPPEFPDADVECGLKALVFKQG, from the coding sequence ATGAACCCAGACGCCCTCTCCGTCCTCCACGACTATCTGCTGACAGCGCTCGCGGCTACCCCTGCAGAAACCCGTCGCTTGTTCCATGGCCGAGGCCGCTGCTGGCCGGGGCTGGAGCAATTGACTGTCGACTGGTTGCAGGGCGTGGTGCTGGTCTGCCTGTTCAAGGAGCCGCAAGCGTCTCACCTGGATGATTTGAAGCAGCGGCTGCTGGCAATCACGCAATCGCCTGCATGGGCGACATCCGGCGCGCATACCCTGCTGCTGCAACATCGATACCTGCAGGAAAGCACCACCGAATGGCTGCTCGGGGAGCCGATCGACGAGATGACGATCACCGAGGGCGACCTGCAGTATCGGGTCGACCTGGGCCGCAAACAGAACACTGGCCTGTTCCTCGACATGCGCTACGGCCGCGATTGGGTGCGGGCCAATGCTGATGGCAAGCGGGTGTTGAATCTGTTTGCCTATACCTGCGGATTTTCCGTGGCCGCCCTCGCGGGTGGCGCTGCGCATGTGGTCAATCTGGATATGGCTCGCTCGGCCCTGAGCCGTGGCCGCGACAATCACCGGCTCAACGGGCATGACCTGAGCAAGGTGAGTTTTCTCGGCCATGACCTGTTCAAGTCCTGGGGAAAAGTCATCAATAGCGGTCCTTACGACCTGGTGATCATCGACCCGCCGTCCTTTCAGAAAGGCAGTTTCTTGCTGACCAAGGATTATCAGCGCGTGCTGCGCCGCTTGCCGGAATTGCTCAGCCCTCAGGGCACGGTGCTGGCCTGCATGAACGATCCGGCTTTCGGTGCGGACTTCCTCATCGACGGCGTCACCCGCGAAGCGCCGAGCCTGCGGTTTGAGCAGCGGCTGGAGAATCCGCCGGAGTTTCCCGACGCCGATGTTGAGTGCGGGTTGAAGGCGTTGGTGTTCAAACAGGGCTAG